A window of the Cellvibrio sp. pealriver genome harbors these coding sequences:
- a CDS encoding CapA family protein codes for MFVGDINLGEYYTNFGNGPGTFAKTKDLFSHVEHIFKQADLIAGNLEASICSIGLNPNEPESVVLRAAPSTANLLKKHNIKVLQVANNHSVQHGVESFKENLQILESHGLTYTGLNGAQPTIYVHQGIKIGFLAASDVPDNTDKKQNLYQRLDEAFIELVRASVSSVDHLIVMLHWGLEESTSPLPYQRELAKKLKDAGVRIVVGSHPHLFYEIEAEDNFVCAYSLGNFVFDLCWDQRLLKSGILEVNIGPDKKLETKVWPIEIMHDGAVPTPVENPVKIDGSFTLYNLGSSIKNQQIRKVLYHLRNIFKGNTRLKAIFFKRKILGQKKATNRQS; via the coding sequence ATGTTCGTGGGCGACATAAATTTAGGTGAATATTATACAAACTTTGGGAATGGCCCAGGCACGTTTGCTAAAACAAAAGATTTGTTTTCACATGTAGAACACATTTTTAAACAAGCCGATCTGATTGCCGGCAATCTCGAAGCCTCAATTTGCTCTATAGGACTTAATCCCAACGAGCCAGAAAGTGTTGTTCTAAGAGCTGCTCCAAGCACTGCAAACCTTCTTAAAAAACATAACATTAAAGTTTTACAAGTTGCAAATAATCACTCAGTGCAACATGGCGTAGAATCATTCAAAGAAAACCTGCAAATTCTTGAAAGTCACGGTTTAACCTACACAGGACTTAACGGAGCACAGCCAACAATCTATGTGCATCAAGGAATCAAAATAGGTTTTCTCGCAGCATCTGATGTACCAGACAACACAGACAAAAAACAAAATCTTTACCAAAGATTGGATGAAGCCTTTATTGAACTTGTGAGAGCATCTGTTTCATCTGTAGATCACTTAATCGTTATGCTTCATTGGGGGCTTGAAGAGTCAACATCCCCCCTTCCATATCAAAGAGAGCTTGCAAAAAAATTGAAAGATGCTGGGGTAAGAATCGTAGTGGGGAGTCATCCTCACCTCTTTTATGAGATCGAAGCAGAAGATAACTTTGTTTGCGCATATTCACTGGGTAACTTCGTCTTTGATCTGTGCTGGGATCAAAGATTATTGAAGAGCGGGATACTTGAGGTAAACATAGGGCCAGACAAAAAGCTTGAAACTAAAGTTTGGCCCATAGAAATTATGCACGATGGTGCGGTTCCAACTCCTGTAGAAAACCCAGTCAAAATTGATGGTTCTTTTACTCTTTACAATCTAGGCTCTTCAATCAAGAATCAACAGATAAGAAAAGTACTCTATCATTTACGGAACATTTTCAAGGGAAATACTCGATTAAAAGCTATTTTTTTCAAAAGAAAAATTCTAGGTCAAAAAAAAGCTACAAATAGGCAGAGCTAA
- a CDS encoding phenylacetate--CoA ligase family protein has protein sequence MLQNIYLNLPRTAQNMSLSIFGAKLYKERFSGNIPKEYEGDLILLNNFTPEDFAAQAARLRELISYCKHHVPFYQKYLRNVDTSKILPTDINNILPIITKADILANKDEFISNQEGVRHQLKTANTSGSSGTPLSIKYTDESRRINYAIYNAALKQFGCHYRSKSTTLAGRILYKSPKTHPDRYDFFNKTQYISSYFISDENIKYYVDALNSWKPEFIDTYPSAIVELIKLANYRGLKFDFKPKVVLTSSENLSNEARTLIESTFETKVLDHYGCTEMAINAFSSGDKYYANPRFSVIETKNVFDTYYEVITTGLLNFGMPLLRYKIGDIVCKETTEGNYVFTSIDGRLDDIIITPEGRKVGRMDPAFKGIDGIANAQIVQESFHEITVFVVLNHENSIAFRADLLIQNIKERTSSSIDVKIEYVEKIEKGSNGKFKSVVSKIKK, from the coding sequence ATGCTACAAAACATCTATTTAAATCTTCCTCGAACAGCACAAAATATGTCATTAAGTATTTTCGGTGCGAAGTTATACAAAGAGAGATTTTCTGGCAATATTCCGAAGGAATACGAGGGTGACTTAATTCTGTTAAACAACTTTACACCTGAAGATTTTGCTGCGCAGGCAGCTCGACTGAGGGAACTTATTAGTTATTGCAAGCATCATGTACCTTTCTATCAGAAATACTTACGCAACGTAGATACATCCAAAATACTTCCAACTGACATTAACAATATTTTACCTATCATAACAAAGGCCGATATTTTAGCGAACAAAGATGAGTTTATATCTAATCAAGAAGGTGTTCGACATCAATTAAAAACCGCCAACACCAGTGGGAGCAGTGGTACACCGCTATCCATTAAGTATACGGACGAGTCCAGAAGAATAAACTATGCGATTTATAATGCAGCATTGAAGCAGTTTGGATGTCACTATCGCTCAAAAAGTACGACACTTGCAGGCAGAATCCTTTACAAGTCACCCAAAACGCACCCTGATAGATACGACTTTTTTAATAAGACTCAGTATATATCGTCCTATTTCATATCAGATGAAAACATTAAGTATTATGTTGATGCATTAAATTCATGGAAACCGGAGTTCATTGATACTTATCCATCCGCAATAGTTGAGCTTATCAAGCTAGCAAATTATCGTGGCCTTAAATTCGATTTCAAACCTAAAGTTGTCTTAACGTCTTCAGAAAATCTCAGTAACGAAGCAAGGACACTGATAGAAAGCACATTCGAAACAAAAGTACTTGATCATTACGGTTGCACTGAAATGGCAATCAATGCTTTTTCATCAGGAGATAAGTATTACGCAAACCCGAGATTTTCGGTTATTGAAACGAAGAATGTTTTCGATACCTATTACGAAGTGATTACAACGGGATTACTTAATTTTGGTATGCCATTGTTGCGCTATAAGATCGGTGATATTGTCTGTAAGGAGACTACAGAGGGTAACTATGTTTTTACCTCTATAGATGGTCGGCTTGACGACATAATAATTACACCCGAAGGTAGAAAAGTCGGAAGAATGGATCCAGCATTTAAGGGTATAGACGGTATAGCTAATGCACAAATTGTTCAGGAATCCTTTCATGAAATAACTGTTTTTGTTGTATTAAATCATGAAAACTCAATTGCATTTAGAGCGGACTTATTAATACAAAACATAAAAGAGAGAACCAGCTCTTCAATTGATGTAAAAATCGAATATGTAGAAAAAATCGAAAAGGGCTCGAACGGCAAGTTTAAAAGCGTAGTATCCAAGATCAAAAAGTAA
- a CDS encoding acyltransferase produces the protein MAILDLLRFMAAIFVLLYHYHYYLVKVAGDNSFALFKFGYLGVNFFFMLSGFVIMASAHNRSAIKFGLLRALRLYPAFISCLIITLVVLYLFGNELPSVSAILLNALIINDYFGVPNVDGVYWTLQAELKFYGCVFLLILFSFLSHYRVWLSIWIALAISFHYFSQPFFLGWLISPTYSFFFIGGVSAYYIFNNAKDRFAWFIFMLTMAFSLVKSWEQITGFCWDAREIDRMVAAAITFCFYLLFIFLPQLNKKIKPSKLIAVLGGMSYPLYLIHSRAGLELVGGIEGVVGIYGALLIAIFAVLATSLLVHLYIEKPIFKRANAYLR, from the coding sequence GTGGCAATATTAGATTTGCTTAGGTTTATGGCAGCAATTTTCGTGCTCTTGTATCACTATCACTACTATCTTGTAAAAGTGGCAGGTGACAATTCTTTTGCGCTATTTAAATTCGGTTATTTAGGAGTTAACTTTTTCTTTATGCTGAGTGGCTTTGTCATTATGGCATCTGCACATAATCGTAGTGCGATTAAGTTTGGCTTGTTAAGAGCGCTTCGATTGTATCCTGCGTTTATAAGTTGTTTGATTATTACCTTAGTGGTGCTCTACCTGTTCGGAAATGAACTACCGTCAGTATCAGCTATTTTACTAAATGCATTGATTATAAACGATTACTTTGGAGTCCCTAATGTTGATGGTGTGTATTGGACGCTTCAAGCAGAATTAAAATTTTACGGTTGTGTTTTTTTACTCATTTTATTTAGTTTTCTATCCCATTATCGGGTCTGGTTAAGTATTTGGATTGCCTTAGCAATTAGTTTTCATTACTTCTCCCAGCCGTTTTTTTTAGGTTGGCTAATTAGCCCAACATATTCATTTTTCTTCATCGGCGGTGTTTCTGCGTATTATATATTCAACAATGCAAAGGATCGTTTTGCATGGTTCATTTTTATGCTGACTATGGCTTTCTCGCTTGTGAAATCCTGGGAGCAGATAACAGGATTTTGTTGGGATGCAAGGGAGATAGACAGAATGGTGGCTGCGGCAATTACTTTTTGCTTCTATCTATTGTTTATTTTTTTGCCTCAGCTAAATAAAAAAATAAAGCCGTCGAAATTAATAGCCGTATTAGGTGGAATGAGCTACCCGCTGTATTTAATTCATAGTCGCGCTGGATTGGAGTTGGTTGGCGGCATTGAAGGGGTTGTGGGTATTTATGGCGCGTTGCTTATTGCTATTTTTGCTGTTCTTGCCACTTCTCTCCTTGTTCATCTTTATATAGAAAAGCCAATTTTTAAGCGTGCAAATGCATATTTGAGATAA
- a CDS encoding glycosyltransferase family 4 protein, with the protein MMNKKTILIFDQVETSGGSIARAVDLANELQEFQFIFINYHPLKDLYNKPLSGHVTAKRVFSFYNYQRKSAHIKALKELTSNNLMRFFGLKFIALLDLLNEYSVVIQTLMKTLFLNIDLVQANGGAHFLPYRLATIKKAALIYYFRHLDDYRWAEGKMLGRANDYIFVSANLMKAHLELLQTLPRDRCQVVHSPFDSEKTLAKTTASNLNFIQEFKANGYLVILHAARICHDKGQHIAIDAIIQLKDKHPKIALILAGSFEGDEEYEKTLRAKIQEHQLSDRVLLVGHRDDVLHLLHYADIALQTPLWFEALGGSLIEAMQLGVLTVTSDTGGTSEAVIHQKTGLLYPPGDTDELVNLLNQIAEGSIDAKALAQAGKEHAYKNWGAELIQQKMRTIYSNAIATFEKQKSDISH; encoded by the coding sequence ATGATGAATAAAAAAACAATTCTTATTTTTGATCAGGTTGAAACATCGGGCGGCTCAATTGCAAGAGCGGTAGATCTTGCCAATGAACTGCAAGAATTCCAATTTATTTTCATTAACTATCACCCACTTAAAGATCTATATAACAAACCGCTCTCCGGACATGTGACGGCGAAGCGTGTGTTTTCGTTTTACAACTACCAACGAAAAAGTGCCCATATCAAAGCACTTAAAGAACTCACCAGTAATAACTTAATGCGTTTCTTTGGTTTAAAGTTTATCGCTCTATTAGATCTACTCAACGAATACTCCGTTGTTATACAAACGCTAATGAAGACATTGTTTTTGAATATCGACTTAGTTCAAGCAAATGGAGGAGCTCATTTCCTGCCTTATAGATTAGCCACAATCAAAAAAGCTGCGTTGATTTACTATTTCCGTCACTTGGATGATTATCGCTGGGCAGAAGGGAAAATGCTGGGCCGGGCAAATGATTATATTTTTGTTAGTGCCAACTTAATGAAAGCGCATCTGGAATTGCTACAAACACTACCAAGAGATCGATGCCAAGTCGTCCACTCTCCCTTTGACTCTGAAAAAACTCTCGCCAAAACAACAGCATCTAACCTGAATTTTATACAAGAATTTAAGGCCAACGGATATCTTGTCATACTGCATGCGGCACGTATTTGTCACGACAAAGGTCAACATATTGCAATCGATGCAATCATCCAGCTTAAAGATAAACACCCCAAGATTGCACTGATATTAGCCGGCAGCTTTGAAGGCGATGAAGAGTATGAAAAAACATTAAGAGCAAAAATTCAGGAGCACCAACTCTCTGATCGAGTGCTGCTAGTTGGTCACAGAGATGATGTTTTACATTTATTGCACTACGCTGATATCGCACTACAAACACCGTTATGGTTTGAAGCATTGGGCGGATCTCTTATAGAAGCGATGCAATTAGGTGTGCTCACTGTCACTTCCGATACAGGAGGAACATCAGAAGCAGTTATTCACCAAAAAACAGGATTATTATATCCCCCAGGAGACACTGACGAATTGGTTAACCTGCTTAACCAGATTGCAGAAGGCAGCATAGATGCAAAAGCACTTGCACAAGCAGGTAAAGAGCATGCTTATAAAAACTGGGGAGCTGAGCTTATTCAGCAGAAAATGCGCACGATCTATTCCAATGCGATAGCGACTTTCGAAAAACAGAAATCCGATATTTCCCATTGA
- a CDS encoding O-antigen ligase family protein, whose product MEEQKKIDDFYAFKVKNMWAYFKSQHFSFWMICGYLFFEFVKPQALFPAISIIPWAQLLLIGALAGVFTDPTIKRVSSAANILLVLFSIMIAISIFGASYPDVSKKYYLDFYSWAIIYFLIINIVNTKERFYIFLIIFIVAAGKIAFGTSKSWVSRGFSFTSWGLMGPKGYFQNSGELAILMLMLFPLAFYLYFHLKERVKTWEKILLALFWICPALTIMGASSRGAQIAFVVVLAFMFRKSIFKVKSLVGIVILCSSLYYLLPQEQKDRFAAAGDDKTSQQRLLYWENGWEMMKDHPLTGVGFFNFIPYYNAHYADDVLFTDRGAELPHNIFIQVGTDAGFIALFLFISLILYALISASKIARNNRLEPIDRAIGAGLGYGIIGYVIAGQFVTVTYYPFFWVHLAFIVSCSNIYFAKKAHPSAK is encoded by the coding sequence ATGGAAGAGCAAAAAAAAATAGATGATTTCTATGCCTTCAAAGTTAAAAATATGTGGGCTTATTTTAAGTCCCAGCATTTTTCATTTTGGATGATCTGCGGCTATCTGTTTTTTGAATTTGTGAAGCCGCAGGCTCTATTTCCTGCAATTAGTATCATTCCTTGGGCACAGTTATTACTAATTGGTGCGTTGGCTGGCGTGTTTACCGATCCAACCATCAAGAGAGTGTCGTCTGCTGCTAATATATTGCTTGTGCTTTTTTCAATTATGATCGCTATATCAATTTTTGGTGCTAGTTATCCTGATGTATCCAAAAAATATTATCTGGATTTTTATAGTTGGGCGATTATCTATTTTTTAATTATTAATATTGTGAATACCAAGGAAAGATTTTATATATTTTTAATAATTTTTATTGTTGCTGCAGGGAAAATTGCTTTTGGTACTTCGAAAAGTTGGGTTTCTCGTGGGTTTTCATTTACATCGTGGGGATTAATGGGGCCAAAAGGCTATTTCCAGAACTCCGGAGAATTAGCAATTTTAATGTTAATGCTTTTCCCGTTGGCGTTTTATCTATATTTCCATCTAAAAGAGCGCGTTAAAACATGGGAAAAAATCCTATTGGCACTTTTTTGGATTTGTCCTGCTTTGACCATAATGGGCGCTAGTAGTCGCGGTGCGCAAATCGCCTTTGTTGTAGTGCTTGCTTTTATGTTTAGAAAAAGCATTTTTAAAGTAAAGTCTTTGGTTGGTATTGTCATTCTTTGTTCGTCCTTGTATTACCTTTTACCGCAAGAGCAGAAGGATAGGTTTGCTGCCGCTGGTGATGATAAGACATCTCAGCAGCGACTTCTCTATTGGGAGAATGGTTGGGAGATGATGAAAGATCACCCGTTGACCGGCGTTGGTTTTTTTAACTTTATCCCTTATTACAATGCGCACTATGCAGATGATGTTCTATTTACAGATAGGGGCGCTGAGCTGCCGCATAATATATTTATTCAGGTCGGTACAGATGCAGGCTTCATAGCATTATTTCTATTTATTTCGCTTATTCTATATGCACTGATTAGCGCTTCAAAGATAGCAAGAAATAATAGGCTAGAGCCAATAGATCGAGCTATAGGTGCTGGGCTTGGTTACGGAATCATAGGCTATGTTATTGCGGGGCAATTTGTGACTGTAACTTATTATCCTTTCTTTTGGGTGCATCTCGCTTTTATCGTAAGTTGCAGTAATATTTACTTCGCAAAAAAGGCACATCCTAGCGCTAAATAG
- a CDS encoding ABC transporter ATP-binding protein has protein sequence MYILSIIRSIYAVLSREEKTKMLLLQLFFAFSAIVQVVGVASVAPFVGIISNPETIHTNKVLSTIYDIGNFTSDSEFILGFALLSIAMIVVSNGISAFTLWVQLRFSIRLGSDFQFKIFEKFINRDYLFHKSTNYNKLISTISADAPRFIYMVLQPYLIMCSQAFVALIILVGLLFLDPIIAIGSALLIGGAYLGTYWIIKKSLAKHGEIITERNRLVQAILSESFIGIKDIKLNNLESKYTENYRTINRRGLDSTAYIALSGDLPRFAIETISFSAILLFAILVLSSSNSDSVVSILSIYAIAGYKLLPTMQQIYKSISSMSANGSVVLKLKSYLDVIVEKNIQTKAEPMKNVSSIILENISYQYPNTNNLALDDVSINFIQGKLNTIAGPSGSGKSTLADIILGLLPPISGQIKAGDHNIQGELLPAYQATIGYVPQHIFILDDNVIANVAFGVDKQDIDLEKVKQALIHANAMEFVEKLPQGLATGLGQDGKLLSGGQRQRIGIARALYRNNKVLVLDEPTSALDIESEHDLMNLLNELKKEVLIIVISHRPAAIKLSDKISVIAEGKLIADGSYEQLFAENEYFKSMIEKGFMI, from the coding sequence ATGTACATCCTAAGCATCATCCGCAGTATTTACGCCGTTCTGAGCAGAGAAGAAAAAACAAAGATGCTGCTACTGCAGTTATTTTTTGCATTCTCTGCAATAGTGCAGGTAGTGGGGGTAGCTAGCGTAGCCCCTTTCGTTGGCATTATTTCAAATCCGGAAACCATACACACCAATAAAGTACTGTCCACTATTTATGATATTGGTAATTTTACGTCTGATAGTGAATTTATTCTCGGCTTCGCCTTGTTATCGATCGCAATGATTGTTGTTTCGAATGGTATCAGCGCATTTACGCTCTGGGTTCAACTACGCTTTTCTATTCGCTTAGGCAGTGATTTTCAATTTAAGATCTTCGAAAAATTTATCAACCGAGATTATTTATTTCATAAATCTACCAACTATAACAAACTCATCTCGACCATTTCTGCAGATGCACCTCGCTTTATTTATATGGTTCTACAACCCTATTTAATTATGTGCAGCCAGGCATTTGTCGCTCTTATTATTCTCGTCGGCCTTTTGTTTCTTGATCCTATTATTGCTATTGGATCAGCACTGCTTATTGGTGGAGCCTACTTGGGAACTTACTGGATCATTAAAAAGTCTCTCGCCAAGCACGGCGAGATCATTACTGAGCGCAACCGTTTAGTTCAGGCCATATTATCTGAATCATTTATTGGCATAAAAGATATAAAACTCAATAATCTCGAAAGTAAATATACTGAAAACTATCGCACCATTAATCGACGCGGCCTCGATTCAACTGCATATATTGCACTTTCCGGCGACCTTCCAAGATTTGCCATAGAAACCATTTCTTTCAGTGCAATTCTGTTATTCGCTATTTTGGTATTGTCCAGTAGCAATAGCGACAGCGTAGTTTCAATTTTGAGTATTTACGCCATTGCAGGTTATAAATTGTTACCCACAATGCAACAGATATATAAATCAATCTCAAGTATGAGTGCGAATGGCAGCGTAGTACTGAAATTGAAGTCTTATTTGGATGTGATAGTTGAAAAAAACATTCAGACAAAAGCAGAGCCAATGAAAAATGTTAGTTCAATAATATTAGAAAATATTTCTTATCAATACCCAAATACTAACAATCTCGCGCTGGACGATGTATCAATCAATTTTATACAAGGAAAATTAAATACGATTGCAGGGCCATCAGGTTCTGGAAAATCCACACTGGCTGATATTATTCTTGGATTGCTTCCACCAATTAGCGGACAAATAAAAGCAGGGGATCACAATATTCAAGGAGAACTATTGCCCGCCTACCAAGCAACGATTGGATATGTACCCCAGCACATTTTTATTCTGGACGATAATGTTATTGCTAACGTCGCTTTCGGCGTGGATAAACAAGATATAGATCTGGAAAAGGTCAAACAAGCACTCATTCACGCTAATGCAATGGAGTTTGTTGAAAAGTTACCGCAAGGGTTAGCAACAGGCCTTGGCCAAGATGGAAAACTACTGAGTGGCGGCCAACGTCAGCGTATAGGAATTGCCAGAGCGCTCTACCGCAACAATAAAGTGCTAGTACTGGATGAACCAACCAGCGCGCTTGACATAGAATCAGAACACGACTTGATGAATCTTTTAAATGAGCTCAAAAAAGAAGTGCTGATTATTGTCATTTCGCACCGACCTGCAGCAATCAAACTTTCAGACAAAATTTCTGTTATTGCAGAAGGTAAATTGATTGCGGACGGCTCTTATGAGCAACTGTTTGCAGAAAATGAGTATTTCAAATCAATGATTGAAAAAGGATTTATGATTTAG
- a CDS encoding glycosyltransferase gives MRSFNLMKQLAIYHDVNVVCVVQESVVKNYFPSLEEAIEKATPAFLSFCQSVSFVSIRSQRRYEKKANLIKSLFSTKSYAASRLENKVTRDAIKKAVMNVKPDVIHLDTVAAGVYLPLFEDIDLVLNHHNIESEMMLRRAREASNFLLKTICYLDGFKIRMLEKKLFSKVKNHLVCSDLDKMRFLSLFQGANIFVVPNGIDCTLPSIDRSPVHGKLLFIGGLDWYPNSDAMRFFLKSVWPDLNKIMPEVTLDIVGKCPPSDLIEIASAYTNVKLHGFVDDISGFYKEAWIYICPIMDGGGTKLKVLDAMANGVLLVAHPIAMEGIDAVPDEHFKLADSAHEFVAAISAIKNTTANQIKSIEHAAKTLIQEKYDYEKIGKVLSSAYL, from the coding sequence ATGAGAAGTTTCAATTTAATGAAGCAGTTGGCTATTTATCATGATGTGAATGTTGTATGTGTCGTTCAGGAGTCGGTGGTAAAGAATTACTTTCCCTCTCTGGAGGAGGCGATAGAAAAAGCGACTCCCGCATTTTTGTCTTTTTGTCAGAGCGTCAGCTTTGTATCCATTAGAAGCCAGCGCCGATACGAAAAAAAAGCTAATCTCATAAAATCTTTATTCTCAACAAAAAGCTATGCAGCATCTCGGTTAGAAAATAAAGTTACTCGAGATGCTATTAAAAAAGCTGTGATGAATGTGAAACCGGATGTAATCCATTTAGATACAGTTGCCGCAGGGGTTTATTTGCCGTTATTCGAAGATATAGATTTGGTCTTAAATCACCATAATATCGAATCTGAAATGATGCTACGAAGGGCGAGAGAAGCTTCAAATTTTTTACTAAAAACGATTTGCTATTTGGATGGCTTTAAAATTCGCATGTTGGAAAAAAAACTTTTTTCAAAAGTGAAGAATCATCTTGTTTGCTCTGATCTTGATAAGATGCGCTTCTTAAGCCTTTTTCAAGGGGCAAATATCTTTGTTGTTCCGAACGGAATCGATTGCACATTGCCTTCTATAGATAGATCACCTGTTCATGGAAAGTTGCTATTTATTGGTGGGCTTGATTGGTATCCAAATTCGGATGCGATGCGCTTCTTTCTAAAATCAGTTTGGCCCGACCTAAACAAGATAATGCCTGAGGTTACTCTCGATATTGTAGGGAAGTGCCCCCCTAGTGACCTAATTGAAATTGCAAGTGCCTACACCAATGTAAAGCTTCACGGGTTTGTTGATGATATATCCGGTTTTTATAAAGAGGCATGGATATATATATGCCCTATAATGGATGGTGGCGGCACAAAGCTAAAGGTGCTAGACGCAATGGCCAATGGGGTATTATTAGTTGCTCATCCGATAGCAATGGAAGGTATAGATGCTGTTCCTGATGAGCATTTTAAGTTAGCTGATAGCGCACATGAGTTTGTTGCTGCTATTTCCGCTATTAAAAATACAACTGCAAATCAAATAAAAAGTATAGAGCATGCTGCGAAGACGCTCATACAGGAAAAATACGACTATGAAAAAATTGGTAAAGTGCTTAGCTCTGCCTATTTGTAG
- a CDS encoding glycosyltransferase: MTDKKRTILHAIDTTGPGGAETVFLDIAQHLHLPYYDNLAIIKGSGWVEDQLKLRGIRYRIVKPFGFLSIPYYYQLYKLIRRENVALIHAHLLGSALTYSILSLCTRLPLIATLHGRVDINPRERFVFIKQAIMRMGVAKLIAVSRDLASYIEARKLFPRKAIDVIYNGVDQHRYSAGAPEKLKAQLQLPDNAILIGSLGNIRPAKNYETLISAVSLLKNPQLHFVIAGHKKKDLMEKLEKQMQEQGVAAQMHFIGFYDNTPEFLAQLDMFVLSSSSEGFSIATIEAMAAGLPVIATRCGGPEEILHHLTTGYLIPTENPEALSAAIKHLLDNPALASQLAKAGHDHMRITFSLGAMLQAYQQHYYSLLHEND; encoded by the coding sequence ATGACCGATAAAAAACGCACTATTCTTCATGCGATAGACACCACCGGCCCAGGTGGTGCGGAAACTGTTTTCCTTGATATCGCACAGCATCTTCATCTTCCCTATTATGACAATCTTGCCATCATCAAAGGTTCAGGTTGGGTAGAAGATCAATTAAAGCTACGTGGCATTCGCTATCGAATTGTAAAACCCTTTGGATTTTTATCTATCCCTTATTATTACCAGCTGTATAAATTAATTCGCCGTGAAAATGTTGCGTTAATCCATGCGCATTTGCTTGGTTCGGCTCTCACCTATTCGATTCTCTCGCTGTGTACGCGTTTGCCACTCATTGCTACCTTACATGGTCGTGTTGACATCAATCCGCGTGAACGATTCGTTTTTATCAAGCAGGCGATTATGCGTATGGGTGTGGCCAAGCTCATAGCGGTCAGTCGTGACCTTGCAAGCTATATTGAAGCGCGCAAACTTTTTCCCCGTAAAGCAATTGATGTTATCTATAACGGCGTTGACCAGCATCGTTATTCCGCTGGGGCACCAGAAAAATTAAAAGCACAGTTGCAGCTTCCTGATAATGCAATACTCATTGGCAGCCTTGGCAATATCCGTCCAGCGAAAAACTATGAGACCTTAATTTCCGCTGTTAGCTTGTTGAAAAATCCGCAGCTGCATTTTGTTATTGCTGGGCACAAAAAAAAGGATTTGATGGAAAAGCTGGAAAAACAAATGCAAGAGCAGGGCGTAGCAGCGCAAATGCACTTCATCGGTTTTTATGACAACACCCCTGAATTTCTTGCGCAATTGGATATGTTTGTACTCTCATCCAGCTCTGAAGGTTTTTCTATCGCCACCATAGAGGCTATGGCAGCGGGCTTACCCGTAATCGCTACTCGTTGCGGCGGGCCAGAAGAAATATTGCATCATTTAACTACAGGTTATTTGATTCCCACTGAAAATCCCGAAGCACTTTCTGCTGCGATTAAGCACTTGCTGGATAATCCTGCACTTGCATCGCAATTAGCAAAAGCCGGGCACGATCATATGCGCATCACCTTTTCATTGGGAGCAATGCTTCAAGCGTATCAACAACACTATTACAGCTTGCTCCATGAAAATGACTAA